The Daphnia pulicaria isolate SC F1-1A chromosome 12, SC_F0-13Bv2, whole genome shotgun sequence genome contains a region encoding:
- the LOC124316366 gene encoding chymotrypsin BI-like isoform X2, producing the protein MALDNRLVNLLVVAVLIFLIVPSHQQGTCGQTSSMTSRVVGGSVTQANQFPWMAYLQIKFWSGDTATCGGTLINQDWILTAAHCLYGGVEVRVTLGAHDTSNSLSSVSFTLLPQSFKSHPNFVYGKVEDDIALIQLPYSISLSDKVQPACLPFASDSDQVNDPVVVTGWGNFSSVVDSGLSSVLRQINTNVISSSGTNGVCQQTAAEGSFSGDKVICSDGSQFRRYCYGDDGGPMNFFNKEWNRWFVIGVAGRGDASVNCQNNRPNVFSRVRGYLDWIGGITGLKPITTTTTTTTTTTTTTTTTTKPPTTTVSSYFDCMGKADGNYANPASSCSITFYMCSNEYAYLFECAQAGTYYRAEIGRCDWPENVAGCNSI; encoded by the exons ATGGCGCTTGACAACAGACTAGTCAATTTACTAGTCGTTGCCGTTCTAATTTTCCTGATTGTCCCATCGCATCAGcaagg AACATGCGGGCAAACGAGTTCAATGACGTCTAGGGTCGTGGGAGGTAGCGTGACGCAGGCCAACCAATTTCCCTGGATGGCCTACCTCCAAATTAAATTCTGGAGTGGAGATACAGCCACTTGCGGAGGCACACTTATTAATCAAGATTGGATCCTGACGGCAGCCCACTGCCTTTATGGAGGTGTTGAGGTTCGAGTAACTCTGGGCGCCCATGACACCAGCAACAGCCTTTCATCCGTTTCGTTCACCTTGCTTCCGCAATCGTTCAAAAGTCATCCGAATTTTGTTTATGGCAAAGTCGAGGACGATATCGCCCTTATCCAGCTTCCTTACAGCATCTCTCTCTCCG ATAAAGTTCAACCAGCATGTCTTCCTTTTGCTAGTGATTCTGATCAAGTGAACGATCCTGTCGTCGTCACCGGATGGGGCAATTTCTCCAGTGTTG tgGACAGCGGGTTGAGCTCTGTTTTACGCCAAATAAATACGAATGTCATTTCTTCTTCGGGAACCAACGGCGTGTGCCAACAGACGGCTGCTGAAGGTTCATTCTCCGGCGATAAAGTCATTTGCAGTGACGGTTCTCAATTTCGCCGCTACTGCTAC GGTGATGATGGAGGTCCTATGAATTTCTTCAACAAGGAATGGAATAGGTGGTTCGTTATCGGTGTTGCCGGAAGAGGCGACGCTTCCGTCAACTGTCAGAATAATAGGCCCAACGTATTCAGTCGTGTCAGGGGCTATCTAGATTGGATCGGAGGTATTACCGGTTTAAAGCCCatcacgacgacaacaacaacgacaacgacgactACAACGACTACAACCACAACAACGAAGCCTCCCACGACAACAGTTTCgtcttattttgattgcatggGCAAAGCAGATGGCAACTACGCCAATCCGGCATCCAGCTGTTCCATTACCTTTTACATGTGCTCCAACGAATATGCCTATCTCTTT GAATGCGCTCAAGCGGGAACATATTACCGAGCTGAAATCGGTAGATGCGACTGGCCCGAAAATGTCGCCGGTTGCAACAGCATTTAA
- the LOC124316497 gene encoding uncharacterized protein LOC124316497, with product MLDSTLAKILVECTNTPLGKQSPVSVGRKDNSLKRADCGSSCCQEKDAIIGELKLEIKFQKDLNKTFSMQTTVLTDVRELLLKFSSQQLISTPSQQLAPPSTSNSGNFLNYANQSSTSGNLTGHPKFVGGNCAQMPNSEMSDKIGSDSLGDTLSTIEDESDGQLYDHKSFPIPETVMRRLIKGPVTHFVSHLMDKLYTDQYLATHKMTDMGGSGVGSKRLAMNKHELQHIIDRVLDCGLVNLDGSLVNEKMVKNAISRKFNNSRAK from the exons ATGTTGGATTCAACCTTGGCAAAAATACTG GTTGAATGCACCAACACTCCTTTGGGCAAGCAAAGCCCTGTTTCAGTGGGACGGAAAGACAACAGTTTAAAAAGAGCTGATTGTGGCAGCAGTTGCTGTCAAGAAAAAGATGCTATTATTGGCGAactcaagttggaaatcaaatttcaaaaag ATCTCAATAAGACATTCTCAATGCAGACGACTGTTTTGACTGACGTGAGGGAGTTGTTATTGAAGTTCAGTAGCCAGCAACTAATATCTACACCTAGCCAGCAACTAGCTCCACCTAGTACGTCTAACAGCGgcaactttttaaattatgcCAACCAGTCAAGCACATCAGGCAATTTGACGGGCCATCCGAAATTTGTTGGGGGAAACTGTGCTCAGATGCCAAACTCAGAAATGTCAGATAAGATTGGCAGTGACTCATTGGGAGATACGTTATCCACGATCGAGGATGAAAGTGATGGCCAACTTTACGATCAC AAAAGTTTTCCGATACCTGAAACTGTAATGCGTAGGCTGATAAAGGGTCCCGTCACACACTTTGTTTCGCACTTAATGGACAAGTTGTACACGGATCAGTACCTAGCGACCCATAAAATGACCGATATGGGAGGTAGCGGCGTGGGAAGCAAAAGACTTGCCATGAACAAACATGAGCTTCAACATATAATTG ATAGAGTTCTAGATTGCGGATTGGTTAACCTGGATGGGTCTTtagtaaatgaaaaaatggtaaaaaatGCAATCTCTCGCAAATTCAATAATTCCCGTGCTAAGTAG
- the LOC124316366 gene encoding chymotrypsin BI-like isoform X1 — MALDNRLVNLLVVAVLIFLIVPSHQQESPTCGQTSSMTSRVVGGSVTQANQFPWMAYLQIKFWSGDTATCGGTLINQDWILTAAHCLYGGVEVRVTLGAHDTSNSLSSVSFTLLPQSFKSHPNFVYGKVEDDIALIQLPYSISLSDKVQPACLPFASDSDQVNDPVVVTGWGNFSSVVDSGLSSVLRQINTNVISSSGTNGVCQQTAAEGSFSGDKVICSDGSQFRRYCYGDDGGPMNFFNKEWNRWFVIGVAGRGDASVNCQNNRPNVFSRVRGYLDWIGGITGLKPITTTTTTTTTTTTTTTTTTKPPTTTVSSYFDCMGKADGNYANPASSCSITFYMCSNEYAYLFECAQAGTYYRAEIGRCDWPENVAGCNSI; from the exons ATGGCGCTTGACAACAGACTAGTCAATTTACTAGTCGTTGCCGTTCTAATTTTCCTGATTGTCCCATCGCATCAGcaag AATCGCCAACATGCGGGCAAACGAGTTCAATGACGTCTAGGGTCGTGGGAGGTAGCGTGACGCAGGCCAACCAATTTCCCTGGATGGCCTACCTCCAAATTAAATTCTGGAGTGGAGATACAGCCACTTGCGGAGGCACACTTATTAATCAAGATTGGATCCTGACGGCAGCCCACTGCCTTTATGGAGGTGTTGAGGTTCGAGTAACTCTGGGCGCCCATGACACCAGCAACAGCCTTTCATCCGTTTCGTTCACCTTGCTTCCGCAATCGTTCAAAAGTCATCCGAATTTTGTTTATGGCAAAGTCGAGGACGATATCGCCCTTATCCAGCTTCCTTACAGCATCTCTCTCTCCG ATAAAGTTCAACCAGCATGTCTTCCTTTTGCTAGTGATTCTGATCAAGTGAACGATCCTGTCGTCGTCACCGGATGGGGCAATTTCTCCAGTGTTG tgGACAGCGGGTTGAGCTCTGTTTTACGCCAAATAAATACGAATGTCATTTCTTCTTCGGGAACCAACGGCGTGTGCCAACAGACGGCTGCTGAAGGTTCATTCTCCGGCGATAAAGTCATTTGCAGTGACGGTTCTCAATTTCGCCGCTACTGCTAC GGTGATGATGGAGGTCCTATGAATTTCTTCAACAAGGAATGGAATAGGTGGTTCGTTATCGGTGTTGCCGGAAGAGGCGACGCTTCCGTCAACTGTCAGAATAATAGGCCCAACGTATTCAGTCGTGTCAGGGGCTATCTAGATTGGATCGGAGGTATTACCGGTTTAAAGCCCatcacgacgacaacaacaacgacaacgacgactACAACGACTACAACCACAACAACGAAGCCTCCCACGACAACAGTTTCgtcttattttgattgcatggGCAAAGCAGATGGCAACTACGCCAATCCGGCATCCAGCTGTTCCATTACCTTTTACATGTGCTCCAACGAATATGCCTATCTCTTT GAATGCGCTCAAGCGGGAACATATTACCGAGCTGAAATCGGTAGATGCGACTGGCCCGAAAATGTCGCCGGTTGCAACAGCATTTAA